The genomic stretch CATGGGACTTTTAAACATCATCCGCCGGATGGCGCTGCGCGAGAAGCTGTCGATCCGTGAGATCAGTCGGCGCACGGGGCTTTCGCGCAACACGATCTCGAAGTATCTGAGCGCTGGCACGATCGAGCCGACGTTCACTGTGCCGGAACGGCCGAGCAAGCTTGATCCGTTCGCTGACAAACTGGCGGCCTGGCTGAAGACCGAGACCGGGAGATCACGCAAGCAGCGCCGAACGCTGAAGCAGCTTCATGCCGATCTGGTGGCTTTGGGCTTTACCGGCTCCTACGGTCGCGTCGCTGCGTTCGCCCGTGACTGGCGGGTTGAGCAGCAGGCGGTCGGCCGCGGCATATTCGTTCCCCTATCTTTCCGCCCAGGCGAAGCATTCCAGTTCGATTGGAGTGAAGACTATGCCGTGATAGGCGGCGAGCGCACGAAGCTTCAGGTCGCGCATATCAAGTTGGCGCACAGTCGGGCCTTTCTGGTCAGAGCTTACCTGCTGCAGACACACGAGATGCTCTTCGACGCCCACTGGCACGGCTTCCGTGTCCTTGGCGGCGTGCCCGCGCGTGGAATTTATGACAACATGCGCACCGCGGTTGATCGCGTCGGCCGCGGCAAGGAGCGGCAGGTCAACGTCCGCTTCCTGGCGATGACGAACCACTACGTCTTTGCGCCCGAATTCTGCAATCCGGCGGCAGGCTGGGAGAAGGGGCAGGTCGAGAAGAATGTTCAGGATGCCCGACCACGGCTATGGCAACAGATGCCGGACTTTCCGAATCTGCCGGCATTGAATGCCTGGTTGGAACAGCATTGCCAGGACCTGTGGCGGGAGACACCGCATGGCACCTTGCCCGGCACGATCGCGGATGTCTGGGCTGATGAGCGGGCAGCATTGATGACACTGCCTGCAGCTTTTGACGGCTTCGTCGAACAGAGCAAACGAGTCTCCCCCACCTGCCTTATCACCTTCGAGCGGAACCGCTATAGCGTGCCCGCATCGTTTGCCAACCGGCCTGTCAGTTTACGAATCTATCCCGAGCGGCTGGTCGTTGCGGGCGAGGGCAACGTTCTTTGCGAACATGTGCGGATCATAGAACGCAGTCACGACAAGCCACCACGGACGATTTACGACTGGCGGCATTATCTTGCGGTCATCCAGCGCAAGCCCGGAGCACTTCGTAACGGCGCACCCTTTATGGAATTGCCACCGGCCTTCCGCAAATTACAGGACCAGATGCTCCGCCGCCCCGGCGGTGATCGCGAGATGGCGGACATCCTTGCTCTCGTTCTTCATCACGACGAACAGGTCGTCCTGCGCGCTGTGGAACTGGCC from Pseudorhizobium banfieldiae encodes the following:
- the istA gene encoding IS21 family transposase, with product MGLLNIIRRMALREKLSIREISRRTGLSRNTISKYLSAGTIEPTFTVPERPSKLDPFADKLAAWLKTETGRSRKQRRTLKQLHADLVALGFTGSYGRVAAFARDWRVEQQAVGRGIFVPLSFRPGEAFQFDWSEDYAVIGGERTKLQVAHIKLAHSRAFLVRAYLLQTHEMLFDAHWHGFRVLGGVPARGIYDNMRTAVDRVGRGKERQVNVRFLAMTNHYVFAPEFCNPAAGWEKGQVEKNVQDARPRLWQQMPDFPNLPALNAWLEQHCQDLWRETPHGTLPGTIADVWADERAALMTLPAAFDGFVEQSKRVSPTCLITFERNRYSVPASFANRPVSLRIYPERLVVAGEGNVLCEHVRIIERSHDKPPRTIYDWRHYLAVIQRKPGALRNGAPFMELPPAFRKLQDQMLRRPGGDREMADILALVLHHDEQVVLRAVELALEAGVATKTHVLNLLHRLVDGKTTDGPIIDTPHALALAREPKANVERYDGLRVRIVGGRHAS